The sequence AAGTGGGACGCGCGGTCGGGGCCTGCGGTTGGCCTCCGGCCCGGACACGGCCATAACCCCCCACGGGTCGGCGAATACCGGTACATCTAGGGATTCGTCGATCGAAGGGGTGCCCAGGGGTGAGGAAGCTTCTCGTTACGGGGGCCGCCGCCGTCGCGGTGGCGGGCGGGGTGCTGGTGGCGACGCCGGCGGAGGCCGCGAGCGCCGTTCAGATCTACCGGGTGTACTACGACTCGCCCGGGAGCGACAAGGGGTCGAACGCGTCGCTGAACGGCGAATGGGTGCAGCTGTTCAACACGTCGAAGTCGTCCAGGAGCTTGAAGGGGGTCAAGGTCCGCGACAAGACCGGGTACACGTACACCTTCGGTTCCTTCACCTTGAAGGGCCGCAAGTCGGTTTACCTTCACACCGGCAGGGGCTCCAACAGCGCGGCGCACCGCTACTGGGGCCGGAAGTGGTACGTGTGGAACAACACCGGTGACACCGCGTACCTCCTGTACGCCGATGGCCGGGTGGCGGACAAGTGCTCGTGGGGTCGGACGGGTTCCTCGAAGTACTGCTGAACGGGTCCGCGTCGCCCTGAGCGCGAGCCACCGGTCCTCCCGGGCCGGTGGCTCGCCGCCGTTCCCAGGCCGCTCGGGGCACAGGCCCCGGCTGCGGAAAGTCGCCGCACCGGCGATGACTTCTTCGCGCCGGCCGTGTCCGTACTGGTGACCAGGGTGCGGCAGGGGATGCCGAGGACGCTCGCGCATGACCCGGCCGCCGGCACCGAGTGGACGGCGAGGCCCAAATGATCATCATTGCGGGAAGGCTGTACGTGGACGCCGAGGCCCGGGACGCCTATCTGGCCGGCTGCCGGAAGGTCGTCGAAACGGCGCGGTCCGCGCCGGGCTGCCTCGATTTCGCGCTGTCCGCCGACATGCTGGAACCGGACCGGATCAACGTGTACGAGCGCTGGGAGTCCGGCGAGGACGTCGAACGCTTCCGCGGCGACGGCCCCGGGCCCGAGCAGGCGGCGCGCATCCGCGACGCCGAGGTGCTGAGGTACGTGATCTCTGCCGTCGAGGCCCCGTGAGCGGGTCCGGCGATTCCCGTCAGGCGGCGTCAGCCGCCGGGGCGGGAGAGGTGGCGGGGGTTCGCGACCGTCAGTTTGTCGGTCACCGAGGCTCGGACCGCGGCCACGACCTCGTCCATCCGGTCGTCGAGGGCACCCGTGCGGACGGCCTCCGCCAGATCGGCGTCGGTCGCGCATCCCAGGGGCTTCAGCCGGTTCTGGTGGGCGATTCCGTGGGCGTCGCCTAGAAGGAGTTCCCTGCGGGCCATACGGAGGGCGGACGCGGCGACGCGGGCATGGAAGCGGAGGCGGTCGTCGGGCTGTTCGGCCTCCGCGAGGAACGCACCCACGGCGTCGATGAGAGCGTGCGCGTCCGGCCGGTCGTGCGGGGCGTTGTCCGGCGTGACCGCACCTTCCAGCGGATCCCGCACGGTCGCCGGCTCCGTCAATCCCAGGGCCAGGAGCAGATCGTGTTCCTGCTCGCAGACCTTCCGGCCCAGGACGGCGTACTCGATCGAAGGGTCGGAACCGCTGAGGAAACGCTCGGCCTGGTGGCGGCACAGGATCGTCCAGCGGAGGGTGCCGTAGACCTCCCACCAGTGCAGCTCTTCGAGCGTGGGCGGCGTGCCCCCGGCGGCGGCATAGCCGGCGAGGAGGTCCTCACGCGTACCGAAGCCGCCGACGGGGTGCGGGGAGCCGAACCGCCACGCCTTCACGCAGAGCCAGCCGAGGTCTTCGGCCGGGTCGCCGAGGTGGGTGAGCTCCCAGTCCAGGACGCCGGTCACGCCGCCGGGGGAGATCATCAGGTTGCCGTTGCGGAAGTCGCCGTGGACGACCGTCCGGGCGCCGGGCGCCGGGCGATGCCCGTCCAGCCAGCGCAGCGCCAGTTCCACGGCCGGACGGGCCTCGAACGCCGCGTAGTGCTCGGTGAGCGCGGCCAGGGCGTCGTCGCCGGGCAGCCCCGGGACGGGCGACATCGTGTGCAGCCGGGCCAGGATGCCGCCCAGCTCACGCGCCAGGCCAGGACGGACGCCCGCGAAGCGCTCGTCGCGCAGCAGCCGCCGCGGGATCGTCTCCCCGGACAGCCTTTCCATGATCATGTAGGGGGCGCCGTCCAGGTCGTCGCCGTGATCGGCCAGACCCGGGACCGGGACGCCGGCCGCCGCGGCGGAGGCGAGCAGGCCGGCCTCGCGGCCCATCGCGGTGGGATCGAGGGAGCCGGGCGGGTCGCGGCGCAGGACGAGCGGACGGCCGTCCGCGTCGAAGGACCAGGTCTCCCGGCTGGCGCCGCCGGACAGCCGGCGCAGCCCGGTGACCCGGGCGCCGAGCCGGTCCGCCAGCGAGGCGGCGAGGTCGCGGGTCGGTTCCATGGCTCTCCTAGTCGGGAAGGCCGAGGGCGCGGACGCTGAGGGTGTCCAGGGTCTCCAGGAGGCGTTCGGCGCCCTGCGGATCGCTGCCCTGGACGATCCACAGGTACAGGGAGTGGTCGACCATCGTGGCGAGGGCGCCCGCCGCCGTCTCCGCGTCGAGGTCGGACGGGACGAGCCCCTCCCGCTGCCAGCGCGCGATCACCCGCGCGGACCGTCCCACCGAGGAGGCCCGATGCTTGCGCCGCAGCTCCTGGAACTCCTCGTTGAACGTGGCGACCTGCTCGATGATCGCCATCATTCGGGCGTTGCGCAGGTAGGCCTCGTAGTAGGCGCGGTTGGCGCGGCGGACGCGGTCGGCGGGGCCCGGCCCCGCGGACGGCACCAGCGCGTGGTCGGTCATCTCCTCGAACAGCCGGTCGGCGACCTCCAGGAACACCGCTTCCTTGGTGGGGAAGTAGGTGTAGAAGGAGCCGTAGGCGACGCCCGCGTGCCGGGTGATGTGCGCGACCCGGGTCTCCAGGAAGCCGCGCTCCTCGAAGACCTCGCGTGCGGCGGCGAGCAGGCGCTCCCTGGTCCGGGCGCCGCGCTCGGTGAGCGGCCGGCCGCCGGGATCGTCGCCGCTGCGCATCGCCGTGGTTCCTCCCGCCGGGGGTTGACAACCCGGGAACGATATTCGAGCATCAGGCAAGTTGATATGACTGTCAAGTCAACTTCCGTGGCGCACTCCCGCCGCAAGGAGGTTCCATGAACACCGAGTTCGAACTCGGCGGCATCAACCATCTGGCGCTGGTGTCGTCGGACATGAGACGCACGGTCGACTTCTACTCCGGCGTCCTCGGCATGCCCCTGATCAAGACCATCGACCTGCCGGGCGGCATGGGGCAGCACTTCTTCTTCGACTGCGGCGGCGGCGACTGCGTGGCGTTCTTCTGGTTCCCGGACGCGCCGGACGGCGTCCCCGGGGTCTCCGCTCCCAAGGGGCGGCCCGAGCAGGGCGAACTGCTCAGCGCCGTCGGATCGATGAACCACGTCGCGTTCCACGTCCCGACCGACAAGTTCGACGAGTACCGGCGGCGGCTCAAGGACAAGGGCGTCACCGTAAGCCCCGTCCTCAACCACGACGACAGCCCGCTGGGCGTCTCCGGCGAGGTGCACGACGGCGTCTTCGTCCGGTCGTTCTACTTCCAGGACCCGGACGGGATCCTCCTCGAATTCGCCTGCTGGACGCGCACGTTCGAGGCGTCCGACGTCTCCCACGAACCGAAGACCGCCGCCGACCGGACCGCCGGGAAGGACAGGCATGCCGCGACTGCGTGAGGTCCCCCGCGCCGAAGTCACCGACGAGCAGATCCTCTTCTTCTACGACCACCTGTTCGCGCCCGACCGCGACCCGGCCGTCGACCACGGCACCGCGACCGGCTCGCCGGGCGACTGGTGGACGGTGTTCGCCCAGTCCCCGGACGTGTTCCGGCACGCCGTCCGAGGCTTCGCCCTGTACCGGGGCGCCGACCTCGACCCCGTCCTGCGCGAGCTCGGCCAGTGCCGGGCCGGGTGGGCGCGCGGCAGCCAGTTCGTCTTCTCCCAGCACTGCAAGCAGATGCGGGCCCTCGGCATGCCCGAAGAGAAGATCGAGTCCATCCCGCACTGGCAGACGGCCGACTGCTACGCGCCCCTCGAACGCGCCGTCCTCGCCTACACCGACTGCCTCGTCCTGGACGGCGGCCGCGTCCCCGACGCCGTCTTCGAGGTGCTGCGGAAGCACCTCCCCGACAAGGAGATCCTCCAGCT is a genomic window of Actinomadura citrea containing:
- a CDS encoding putative quinol monooxygenase encodes the protein MIIIAGRLYVDAEARDAYLAGCRKVVETARSAPGCLDFALSADMLEPDRINVYERWESGEDVERFRGDGPGPEQAARIRDAEVLRYVISAVEAP
- a CDS encoding carboxymuconolactone decarboxylase family protein, with product MPRLREVPRAEVTDEQILFFYDHLFAPDRDPAVDHGTATGSPGDWWTVFAQSPDVFRHAVRGFALYRGADLDPVLRELGQCRAGWARGSQFVFSQHCKQMRALGMPEEKIESIPHWQTADCYAPLERAVLAYTDCLVLDGGRVPDAVFEVLRKHLPDKEILQLTYITCMYDMHATMSRALRLEFDDRPEPIVEVAAPEGYGDRDISADLTGEG
- a CDS encoding lamin tail domain-containing protein, with the protein product MRKLLVTGAAAVAVAGGVLVATPAEAASAVQIYRVYYDSPGSDKGSNASLNGEWVQLFNTSKSSRSLKGVKVRDKTGYTYTFGSFTLKGRKSVYLHTGRGSNSAAHRYWGRKWYVWNNTGDTAYLLYADGRVADKCSWGRTGSSKYC
- a CDS encoding TetR/AcrR family transcriptional regulator translates to MRSGDDPGGRPLTERGARTRERLLAAAREVFEERGFLETRVAHITRHAGVAYGSFYTYFPTKEAVFLEVADRLFEEMTDHALVPSAGPGPADRVRRANRAYYEAYLRNARMMAIIEQVATFNEEFQELRRKHRASSVGRSARVIARWQREGLVPSDLDAETAAGALATMVDHSLYLWIVQGSDPQGAERLLETLDTLSVRALGLPD
- a CDS encoding VOC family protein, producing MNTEFELGGINHLALVSSDMRRTVDFYSGVLGMPLIKTIDLPGGMGQHFFFDCGGGDCVAFFWFPDAPDGVPGVSAPKGRPEQGELLSAVGSMNHVAFHVPTDKFDEYRRRLKDKGVTVSPVLNHDDSPLGVSGEVHDGVFVRSFYFQDPDGILLEFACWTRTFEASDVSHEPKTAADRTAGKDRHAATA
- a CDS encoding phosphotransferase family protein — translated: MEPTRDLAASLADRLGARVTGLRRLSGGASRETWSFDADGRPLVLRRDPPGSLDPTAMGREAGLLASAAAAGVPVPGLADHGDDLDGAPYMIMERLSGETIPRRLLRDERFAGVRPGLARELGGILARLHTMSPVPGLPGDDALAALTEHYAAFEARPAVELALRWLDGHRPAPGARTVVHGDFRNGNLMISPGGVTGVLDWELTHLGDPAEDLGWLCVKAWRFGSPHPVGGFGTREDLLAGYAAAGGTPPTLEELHWWEVYGTLRWTILCRHQAERFLSGSDPSIEYAVLGRKVCEQEHDLLLALGLTEPATVRDPLEGAVTPDNAPHDRPDAHALIDAVGAFLAEAEQPDDRLRFHARVAASALRMARRELLLGDAHGIAHQNRLKPLGCATDADLAEAVRTGALDDRMDEVVAAVRASVTDKLTVANPRHLSRPGG